The sequence GCGTGAGCGCGATTCATTGCGGATCGCATTGAGCATATCGAGCGCGGTGCCGTCGACGATCCATTGTGTCGCGAGCATGACCGTGAACGGACTCGCCATCACCGTTGTCGCGCGCAACGCGCCGGCGAGGCGCTGCGTTTGCCTGGCAGTCGGCGCATGCAGATGCGCGACCCGCAAGCCTGCGCCGAGGCTCTTCGATAGGCCCGTCACGTAGTAGGTCAGTTCGGGCGCGAAGCTCGCGAGTGCATCGGGCGCGCTCTGGGGCAGCATCGCGTATGCATCGTCTTCGATGATCGGGACGCTGTAGCGCAACGCGACGTCGGCGAGCGCCTCACGCCGTTTGCGCGTGAGCGTTAGCGTGCTGGGGTTCTGCAACGTCGGATTGCAATAGAACGCGTTCGGCTTGTCGGTCTTGCAGAGCGCTTCGAAGGCGTGCGCGAGCGGGCCTTCGTCGTCGCGCGGCAGGGCTTGCAGACGTACGCCGAGTTGCGCGGCGATCGCCTTGATGCCGGGGTAAGCAAGCGAGTCGAGACCGATCGTGCCGCCGGGCCGTGCCAACTGCGAGACGAGCGCTACCAGCGCGCTATGAATGCCGGGGCACACCAGCACGTTCTGCGCGTCGCAATGCGGCACGCGACGCTTCAGCCATTCGGCGCCCGCGTCCTTGTCGGCGGCCGAACCGCCGAAGTCCTGATAACGCAGCAACTGATAGGGATCGCTGCCGCTCATCAGGCGAGCCGCCGAGTCGCGCAAACGCGCGGCGTAGTCGGGTGGCTCCGGTGGCGTGTTCATCGACATCTCGATGCTGCTGCCGCCGGTCAGCGGCAAGGTCGCGGTACGGCCACGCACGAAGGTGCCGCTGCCGGCGCGTGAATCGAGCAGGCCGCGCTTGCGCGCTTCCGCATATGCGCGCGCCACCGTCGTGTAGTTCAGCGCGAGTTCTTCGGCGAGATCGCGCAGTCCCGGCAAGCGGTCGCGCGGACGCAGGCGGCCGGTAGCGAGATCCTCTTCGATCAGATCGGGAATCGCGAGGTAGGCCGGCTTGCGGATGTCGGCGAGGCGTTTGATCCAGTGATGTGTCGGGCTGCTCATTGATAGCCTTTGGCTGGAGGTTAAGACCACTGATCGGATTGAAATGCAATCAATGATCGGATTGATCGTCCGTGGTGAATGAGTGCACCACGCCGGCACGTCTCTATCGGCAAACCGCACATGGCTGGTGCGATATCGCGGGGTTGAGGGCGATTGCTCACCATGCCCCGGCTCTATGCAAGCTTCGCGCCAAAAAATTTCGAGTCGCATGTCGAATCGAGACCGAATTGATTGCTGATTGATCGCATTTACGTGGGCGATCAATGGCACGGCCGTTGCATTAGGAGAAGCGCGCACCCATTGAACGCGCCATCTTTTACTTAGCAAACCTGATCGGAGAGTGTCATGCCAGCCGTCAACAAACCGCTGCATCAAAAAGGCGATTACCTTGTCGACTACGAAGAGAAAGTCTTCGAAGACGTGAAGGCTGAACCGGGCGAGAAAGCGCTCGTCACATTTCATACGGTCGCGTTCGAAGGTTCGATCGGCTTCGTCAATTTACTGCAGGCCACGCGTTTGCAACGCAAGGGCTTCGAAACGTCAGTGCTGCTTTACGGGCCGGGTGTCACGCTTGGGTTGCAACGCGGCTTTCCAACGCTCGGCGATGAAGCATTCCCCGGCCATCTGAATTTCAACAAGCAACTGATGAAGTTCATGGAAGAGGGCGGCAAGGTGTACGCCTGCCGCTTCGCGCTGCAGGCCCTGTATGGACACGGCGAGGCCTCGCTGATCGAAGGCATCCGCCCGATCAGTCCGCTCGACGTGCTCGATATCCAGTTGCTTCATCGCAAGGACAACGCGCTGATCATCCACACGTGGACGGTCTGACGAGAGGCGGGTGACCACTATGTCCGACAAACGCATCGTGCGGGCCGCCGCAGTCCAGATCGCACCGGACTTCGAACGCAGCGGCGGCACCCTCGAGAAGGTCTGCGAGGCCATCGGGAAAGCGGCGCGCGAAGGCGTGCAGTTAATCGTATTTCCCGAAACCTTCGTGCCGTACTACCCGTACTTTTCTTTCGTGCGCCCGCCGGTTGCTTCCGGCGCCGATCACATGAAGCTCTACGAGGAAGCCGTGATCGTGCCGGGCCCGGTGACGCAAGCGGTGGCCGAACGGGCGCGTTTGCATCAGATGGTGGTCGTGCTCGGCGTCAACGAGCGCGATCACGGCAGCCTCTACAACACACAGTTGATCTTCGATGTGGACGGCCAATTGGTGCTCAAGCGCCGCAAGATCACGCCGACGTTTCACGAACGGATGATCTGGGGCCAGGGCGACGCGGCCGGTTTGAAAGTCGCGCAAACGGCGGTGGCGCGCGTCGGCGCGCTCGCCTGCTGGGAGCATTACAACCCGCTCGCGCGCTATGCCCTGATGACGCAGCACGAAGAGATTCATTGCAGTCAGTTTCCCGGCTCGCTGGTGGGTCCGATCTTCGCCGACCAGATCGAGGTGACGATCCGGCATCACGCGCTGGAGTCGGGTTGCTTCGTGGTCAATGCAACGGGCTGGCTAAGCGAAGCGCAGATTGCGTCGGTGACGTCCGATCCGAATTTGCAGAAAGCGCTGCGCGGCGGCTGCAA comes from Burkholderia sp. GAS332 and encodes:
- a CDS encoding transcriptional regulator, GntR family; translation: MSSPTHHWIKRLADIRKPAYLAIPDLIEEDLATGRLRPRDRLPGLRDLAEELALNYTTVARAYAEARKRGLLDSRAGSGTFVRGRTATLPLTGGSSIEMSMNTPPEPPDYAARLRDSAARLMSGSDPYQLLRYQDFGGSAADKDAGAEWLKRRVPHCDAQNVLVCPGIHSALVALVSQLARPGGTIGLDSLAYPGIKAIAAQLGVRLQALPRDDEGPLAHAFEALCKTDKPNAFYCNPTLQNPSTLTLTRKRREALADVALRYSVPIIEDDAYAMLPQSAPDALASFAPELTYYVTGLSKSLGAGLRVAHLHAPTARQTQRLAGALRATTVMASPFTVMLATQWIVDGTALDMLNAIRNESRSRQAIASRMLEAWPYEAHPDGFHLWLPVPVESGWSASELALQLRNQGIAAVAGAAFSTDGNPPNAMRVCLGGSKTRDECEEALRIVGETLDHPHHLHSPMM
- a CDS encoding aliphatic nitrilase, which encodes MSDKRIVRAAAVQIAPDFERSGGTLEKVCEAIGKAAREGVQLIVFPETFVPYYPYFSFVRPPVASGADHMKLYEEAVIVPGPVTQAVAERARLHQMVVVLGVNERDHGSLYNTQLIFDVDGQLVLKRRKITPTFHERMIWGQGDAAGLKVAQTAVARVGALACWEHYNPLARYALMTQHEEIHCSQFPGSLVGPIFADQIEVTIRHHALESGCFVVNATGWLSEAQIASVTSDPNLQKALRGGCNTAIVSPEGQHLAQPLREGEGMVIADLDMSLITKRKRMMDSVGHYARPELLSLAINRRPAETVAPMPAWSSASSTGFNSNEGWRDELQRDTVGSEPAIDD
- a CDS encoding GTP cyclohydrolase II produces the protein MPAVNKPLHQKGDYLVDYEEKVFEDVKAEPGEKALVTFHTVAFEGSIGFVNLLQATRLQRKGFETSVLLYGPGVTLGLQRGFPTLGDEAFPGHLNFNKQLMKFMEEGGKVYACRFALQALYGHGEASLIEGIRPISPLDVLDIQLLHRKDNALIIHTWTV